The Parabacteroides sp. AD58 genome includes a window with the following:
- a CDS encoding glycoside hydrolase family 97 protein: MKKILLLLCGFTMSIMTWAQKQFQLTSPDGSIKTNIEIGDKLTYNISVDGKQVLAPSPISITLSDGEVWGDKAKLSKSKKTSVYQTIPSPFYKRDQVTDQYNQLSLTFKKQWGIEFRAYNDGIAYRFVNQRKQPFTIEKEEVAYQFDSDVMTHIAYSNRGKDGDFNSQFMNSFENTYEVKKLSAQNKGRLMILPLVATTDDGINICISEVNLENYPGMFLTNKDKTNALTGVMAAYPKKTEQGGHNMLQFVVKERENYIAKVDGPRTFPWRVAIVTRTDAELANTDITYRLAEPSRLDDISWIKPGKVAWEWWNDWNLQGVDFKTGVNNETYKYYIDFAADHGIEYVILDEGWAVNLKADMMQIVPEINMKELVDYGKSKNVGIILWAGYHAFNRDMENICKYYADMGVKGFKVDFMDRDDQEMVAFNNRAAATCAKYKLLLDLHGMYKPSGLNRTYPNVLNFEGVHGLEQMKWSPNTVDQMTYDASIPFIRQVAGPMDYTQGSMRNATRENYYPCNSEPMSQGTRCHQLALYVVLESPLNMLCDAPTNYMRETESLEYIAKIPTVWDETIILDGKIGEYIVTARRHGDTWYIGGITNWNARDLTIDLNPLKIFGKKATLFQDGTNAHRKASDYKKESITLANSLKIHLAPGGGFSLMTE, encoded by the coding sequence ATGAAAAAGATTCTTCTACTATTGTGCGGATTCACCATGAGCATCATGACATGGGCCCAAAAACAATTCCAATTGACGTCACCCGACGGAAGTATTAAAACCAATATCGAAATCGGTGATAAACTGACGTACAACATCAGTGTGGACGGGAAACAGGTTTTAGCGCCTTCACCTATTTCCATTACGTTAAGTGATGGAGAAGTATGGGGAGACAAGGCTAAACTTTCCAAAAGCAAAAAGACAAGTGTCTATCAAACAATTCCTTCTCCTTTCTACAAAAGAGATCAGGTTACCGATCAGTACAATCAACTGTCACTTACATTCAAAAAACAATGGGGCATTGAATTCCGTGCCTATAACGATGGTATAGCCTATCGTTTCGTCAACCAGCGAAAACAACCTTTCACCATTGAAAAGGAAGAAGTGGCTTATCAGTTCGATTCGGATGTGATGACACACATTGCTTACTCTAACCGGGGAAAGGATGGTGATTTTAATTCACAGTTCATGAACTCATTCGAGAATACGTATGAAGTGAAGAAATTATCTGCCCAGAATAAAGGGCGGTTGATGATCCTTCCACTCGTAGCTACAACAGATGATGGAATAAACATCTGTATTTCCGAAGTTAATCTGGAAAATTATCCGGGAATGTTTCTTACTAACAAAGATAAAACAAATGCCTTAACCGGAGTTATGGCTGCCTATCCGAAGAAAACAGAACAAGGCGGACATAATATGCTGCAGTTCGTCGTGAAAGAACGGGAAAACTATATTGCCAAAGTAGATGGTCCTCGCACTTTCCCCTGGCGTGTAGCCATTGTAACCCGGACAGACGCGGAACTGGCCAATACAGATATTACTTACCGCCTGGCAGAACCGTCACGACTGGATGATATCTCATGGATCAAACCCGGAAAAGTTGCTTGGGAATGGTGGAATGACTGGAACCTGCAAGGCGTTGATTTCAAAACAGGAGTCAACAACGAAACCTATAAATATTACATCGACTTTGCAGCCGATCATGGCATTGAATATGTTATTCTCGATGAAGGTTGGGCTGTCAACCTAAAAGCTGATATGATGCAAATCGTTCCCGAAATCAACATGAAAGAATTGGTTGACTATGGAAAAAGCAAGAATGTAGGCATTATTTTATGGGCAGGTTATCACGCATTCAACCGCGATATGGAGAATATATGCAAATATTACGCTGATATGGGTGTAAAAGGTTTCAAGGTCGATTTTATGGATCGTGACGACCAGGAAATGGTTGCCTTCAATAACCGGGCTGCAGCCACTTGTGCCAAATACAAATTACTGCTCGACTTGCATGGCATGTACAAGCCGTCCGGTCTGAATCGTACTTATCCCAATGTATTGAACTTCGAGGGCGTACATGGTCTGGAACAAATGAAATGGTCTCCTAATACTGTTGACCAGATGACCTATGACGCATCTATTCCATTTATCCGCCAGGTAGCCGGTCCGATGGATTATACACAAGGCTCTATGCGCAACGCTACCCGCGAGAATTATTATCCTTGCAACAGTGAACCGATGAGTCAGGGAACCCGTTGTCATCAGCTGGCTCTCTATGTTGTTCTTGAATCACCGCTCAATATGCTTTGTGATGCTCCGACAAATTACATGCGTGAAACAGAATCACTGGAATATATCGCCAAAATCCCAACGGTCTGGGATGAAACAATCATTCTCGATGGGAAAATAGGAGAATATATCGTCACTGCACGCCGGCATGGAGATACTTGGTATATCGGAGGTATCACCAATTGGAATGCACGAGATCTGACTATTGACTTGAATCCGCTAAAAATATTTGGTAAGAAAGCGACACTTTTCCAAGACGGAACAAATGCTCATCGCAAGGCCAGTGACTATAAGAAGGAGAGCATTACTCTTGCCAATAGCTTGAAGATCCACCTGGCACCTGGTGGCGGCTTCAGTTTGATGACAGAATAA
- the ychF gene encoding redox-regulated ATPase YchF: MALQCGIVGLPNVGKSTLFNCLSNAKAQSANFPFCTIEPNVGVITVPDERLNKLAEIEHPQRVIPTTVEIVDIAGLVKGASKGEGLGNKFLANIRETDAILHVLRCFDDDNIVHVDGSVDPVRDKEIIDMELQIKDLETIDSRIAKVQKQAQTGGDKQAKIAYEVLCKYKAALEQGKSARTVSFETKEEERVAHDLFLLTNKPVLYVCNVDEASAVNGNKYVDAVREAVKDENAEILVVAAKIESEIAELETYDERQMFLQEIGLEESGVNRLIKSAYKLLNLQTFLTAGPDEVRAWTFHKGWKAPQCAGVIHTDFERGFIRAEVIKYDDYISYGSEAAVKEAGKMSVEGKDYVVQDGDIMHFRFNV; the protein is encoded by the coding sequence ATGGCATTACAATGTGGCATTGTCGGACTTCCTAACGTCGGAAAGTCCACTCTTTTCAACTGTTTATCGAACGCGAAAGCACAATCGGCCAACTTTCCGTTCTGTACGATCGAGCCGAATGTAGGTGTCATTACCGTACCAGACGAACGCCTGAACAAACTGGCTGAAATTGAACATCCGCAGCGTGTCATCCCAACCACGGTTGAGATTGTCGACATCGCCGGACTGGTGAAAGGCGCCAGCAAAGGAGAAGGATTGGGAAATAAATTCCTGGCCAATATCCGTGAAACGGATGCCATTCTGCATGTACTGCGCTGCTTCGACGACGATAACATTGTTCACGTAGATGGTTCCGTTGATCCGGTAAGGGATAAAGAAATCATTGACATGGAACTCCAGATCAAAGACTTGGAAACGATAGACAGCCGTATCGCCAAAGTACAGAAACAAGCACAGACCGGTGGAGATAAACAAGCCAAAATCGCTTACGAAGTATTATGTAAGTATAAGGCTGCTTTGGAACAGGGAAAGAGCGCCCGCACCGTTTCGTTTGAGACGAAAGAAGAAGAGAGAGTAGCCCATGATTTATTTCTTCTGACAAACAAACCCGTTCTTTATGTTTGTAACGTGGATGAAGCCAGTGCCGTTAACGGCAATAAATATGTTGATGCCGTGCGTGAAGCAGTAAAAGACGAGAATGCCGAAATCCTGGTAGTTGCCGCTAAGATTGAAAGCGAAATAGCCGAACTGGAAACTTACGACGAACGCCAGATGTTCCTGCAGGAAATAGGTCTTGAAGAATCGGGTGTCAACCGTCTGATCAAGTCGGCCTACAAGCTGTTGAATCTGCAAACCTTCCTGACTGCCGGACCTGATGAAGTTCGTGCCTGGACATTCCATAAAGGCTGGAAAGCACCGCAATGCGCCGGTGTAATCCACACAGATTTTGAACGCGGATTTATCCGGGCCGAAGTGATTAAATACGACGACTACATTTCATATGGCTCAGAAGCAGCTGTCAAGGAAGCAGGCAAGATGAGTGTGGAAGGTAAGGATTACGTCGTACAGGATGGCGACATCATGCACTTCCGTTTTAACGTATAA
- the nadB gene encoding L-aspartate oxidase has translation MVQRFDFLVIGSGIAGMSFALKVAHKGKVALVCKSGLEEANTYFAQGGVASVTNLLVDNFDKHIQDTMIAGDWLSDRAAVEQVVRNAPQQIKELISWGVDFDKDANGNFDLHREGGHSEFRILHHKDNTGAEIQDSLIRAVQTHPNITVFENHFAIEILTQHHLGVTVTRHTPNIECYGAYIMDMKTGKIDTFLSKITLMATGGIGAVYQTTTNPLVATGDGIAMVYRAKGTVKDMEFVQFHPTALYHPGDRPSFLITEAMRGYGGVLRTMDGKEFMQKYDKRLSLAPRDIVARAIDTEMKNRGDDHVYLDVTHKDPEETKRHFPNIYEKCLSLGIDITKDYIPVAPAAHYLCGGIKVDLNARSSINRLYAVGECSCTGLHGGNRLASNSLIEAVVYADAAAKHSLSILDSLSYQENIPQWNDEGTRLPEEMVLITQSVKEVGQIMSTYVGIVRSDLRLKRAWDRLDLLYEETESLFKRSIASREICELRNMINVGYLITRQAIERKESRGLHYTLDYPPVPHEHQF, from the coding sequence ATGGTACAGCGATTTGATTTCTTAGTTATTGGTTCCGGTATAGCCGGAATGAGTTTTGCCCTAAAAGTGGCACATAAAGGGAAAGTAGCCCTCGTCTGCAAATCCGGTCTCGAAGAAGCAAATACCTATTTTGCCCAAGGAGGCGTAGCGTCTGTTACCAACCTGCTTGTTGATAATTTCGACAAGCATATTCAAGACACCATGATTGCGGGTGACTGGTTAAGCGACCGGGCAGCCGTAGAACAAGTTGTCCGTAACGCACCTCAACAAATCAAGGAGCTGATCAGCTGGGGTGTCGATTTTGATAAAGATGCCAATGGTAATTTCGACTTACACCGTGAAGGAGGACATTCTGAATTCCGTATTTTGCACCACAAGGATAATACCGGTGCTGAAATTCAGGACAGCTTGATCCGCGCTGTACAGACGCATCCGAACATTACCGTATTCGAGAACCATTTTGCCATTGAGATTCTGACACAGCATCATTTAGGAGTGACTGTTACCCGCCATACTCCTAATATCGAATGTTATGGTGCTTATATCATGGATATGAAGACGGGCAAAATTGACACCTTCCTTTCTAAAATCACACTGATGGCTACAGGAGGTATCGGAGCCGTTTATCAGACAACTACCAATCCGCTGGTAGCTACCGGTGATGGTATTGCTATGGTTTACCGTGCCAAAGGAACGGTAAAAGACATGGAATTCGTTCAGTTCCATCCGACAGCCTTGTATCATCCGGGCGATCGTCCTTCATTCCTGATTACTGAAGCCATGCGTGGTTACGGAGGCGTTCTGCGTACTATGGATGGTAAAGAGTTTATGCAGAAATATGATAAACGTCTTTCTCTGGCTCCACGTGATATCGTAGCACGTGCCATCGATACAGAAATGAAGAACCGAGGCGATGATCATGTTTATCTGGATGTAACACATAAAGATCCGGAAGAGACGAAGAGACATTTCCCAAATATCTACGAAAAGTGTCTGAGTCTGGGTATTGACATCACGAAAGATTATATTCCGGTTGCTCCTGCTGCTCATTATCTGTGTGGTGGTATCAAAGTCGATTTGAATGCCCGTTCATCAATCAACCGCCTGTATGCGGTAGGTGAATGTTCTTGCACCGGATTGCACGGAGGTAACCGATTAGCTTCTAATTCACTGATCGAAGCCGTAGTTTATGCAGATGCGGCAGCTAAACACAGCTTGAGTATCCTTGACTCGCTTTCTTATCAGGAGAATATTCCGCAATGGAATGATGAAGGTACTCGTCTGCCGGAAGAAATGGTTCTGATCACACAAAGTGTGAAGGAAGTCGGACAGATCATGAGCACCTATGTAGGTATTGTCCGTTCAGACTTGCGCCTGAAACGTGCCTGGGACCGTTTGGATCTGTTGTATGAAGAAACAGAAAGCCTGTTCAAGCGTTCTATCGCTTCCCGCGAAATCTGCGAGTTGCGCAATATGATCAATGTAGGTTATCTGATCACCCGCCAAGCTATCGAACGTAAGGAAAGCCGTGGTTTGCATTATACATTGGATTATCCTCCTGTTCCACATGAACATCAGTTTTAA
- a CDS encoding sensor histidine kinase has translation MRLKNIFLGFLLLLAVLFALIFFLWSGENAEWIFFALEGWIILLLVYLYYFYRRIIKPLYTLSNGMDLLKEQDFSSRLGHVGQKETDRIVDVFNRMMEQLKNERLHVREQNHFLDLLIQASPMGVLILDFDGRILSVNPAVCRVLHLTDEKDLLGLPLALCTQPLLEEIRNIPLDSSRSIRLSDANIYKCSHSFFMDRGLRHEFYLIEVLTHEVFKAEKKAYEKVIRMISHEVNNTTAGITSTLDTLEASFQGMEDMAEVSDILRVLIERCYGMSRFITNFADVVRIPEPQIKSVALNELVSSCKRFMENLCVGKQIRIHIELEEELPPVKIDPILFEQVMVNIIKNAVEAIGENGDIYIRTSHHPLCLEIGDTGAGISKETEAKLFSPFFSTKPNGQGIGLIFIREVLLKHGCSFSLKTYSDGVTRFKIWF, from the coding sequence ATGCGATTAAAGAATATCTTCCTCGGATTCCTGCTGTTGCTGGCAGTCTTGTTTGCCTTGATCTTCTTTCTTTGGAGCGGGGAAAACGCTGAGTGGATTTTCTTTGCCCTCGAAGGGTGGATTATCTTGCTATTGGTTTATCTGTACTATTTCTATCGTCGCATCATCAAACCGCTTTATACCTTGAGTAATGGTATGGACCTGCTGAAAGAGCAGGATTTTAGTTCGCGATTGGGGCATGTGGGGCAAAAGGAAACCGATCGTATTGTGGATGTCTTCAACCGGATGATGGAACAGCTGAAGAACGAACGCCTCCATGTGCGTGAACAGAATCATTTCCTGGACTTGCTGATACAAGCTTCTCCAATGGGTGTTCTGATCCTCGATTTTGACGGTCGGATCTTGTCGGTTAATCCGGCTGTTTGCCGCGTACTGCATCTGACTGATGAGAAAGATTTGCTTGGTTTACCCTTGGCTTTGTGTACACAACCTTTATTAGAAGAAATCCGGAACATACCACTTGACAGCTCCCGGAGCATCCGGTTGAGTGATGCCAATATTTATAAATGTTCGCATTCTTTCTTTATGGATCGAGGATTGCGCCATGAATTCTATCTGATAGAAGTATTGACGCATGAGGTCTTTAAAGCCGAGAAGAAAGCTTATGAGAAGGTGATCCGGATGATCTCGCACGAGGTGAATAATACCACAGCCGGGATAACTTCTACATTAGATACATTGGAGGCGTCATTTCAGGGCATGGAAGATATGGCAGAAGTGAGTGATATCTTGCGGGTATTGATTGAGCGTTGTTACGGGATGAGCCGCTTTATTACGAACTTCGCGGATGTAGTACGCATACCGGAGCCGCAGATCAAGTCGGTTGCATTAAATGAACTGGTCTCATCGTGTAAGCGTTTTATGGAGAACCTGTGTGTAGGAAAGCAAATCCGGATTCATATTGAGCTGGAAGAGGAACTTCCACCTGTCAAAATAGATCCGATCCTGTTCGAGCAGGTCATGGTCAATATTATTAAGAATGCTGTTGAGGCAATAGGTGAAAATGGTGATATTTATATTCGGACTTCTCATCATCCGCTTTGCCTGGAAATAGGTGATACGGGAGCTGGTATCTCGAAAGAGACGGAAGCTAAGCTTTTCAGTCCATTCTTCTCAACCAAGCCCAATGGGCAAGGTATCGGATTGATATTTATCCGCGAGGTTTTACTGAAGCATGGTTGTTCATTTTCACTCAAGACTTACTCGGATGGCGTGACTCGCTTCAAGATTTGGTTTTAG
- a CDS encoding sigma-54-dependent transcriptional regulator — translation MTDTKILVVDDDAVVRSSLTFLLKRAGYLPVTVDGPKDALRLVREEEFRLVLMDMNFTLTTTGEEGIHLLKQVKVLRPDLPVILMTAWGSISLAVQGMQAGAFDFITKPWNNLVLLKAIRNALDLYAPAEPATSESDAGRAHPCFDKIIGKSPALLSLLDTVARIAPTTASVLITGESGTGKELIAEAVHTHSRRAKEPFVKVNLGGLSQSLFESEMFGHKKGAFTDAYMDRTGRFEMADKGTIFLDEIGDLELSSQVKLLRVLQDQTFEVLGDSRPRKVDVRVVSATNRDLSAMVREHTFREDLFYRINLITVHLPALRERREDIPLLVRHFAQKLAETNGLPPVEFTSEAFTYLQQLPFPGNIRELKNLVERTLLVSGRQRIDASDFEQFGMPQSSLSASTSLEGLTLEELERKSILQALDKYEHNLSRTAEALGISRAALYRRLEKYGIKVCD, via the coding sequence ATGACAGATACTAAAATTCTGGTAGTTGATGATGATGCCGTGGTACGTTCTTCGCTGACGTTCCTGCTGAAGCGGGCCGGTTATCTGCCAGTAACGGTGGATGGACCGAAGGACGCACTTCGTCTGGTTCGCGAAGAAGAATTCCGGTTGGTACTGATGGATATGAATTTTACCCTGACAACAACCGGGGAAGAAGGTATCCATCTGCTGAAACAGGTCAAAGTGCTGCGCCCGGATTTGCCGGTTATCCTGATGACGGCATGGGGCTCTATCTCTTTGGCTGTACAAGGCATGCAGGCCGGCGCTTTCGATTTCATCACGAAACCATGGAATAATCTGGTATTACTGAAGGCGATCCGTAATGCTTTGGATTTATATGCGCCGGCAGAACCGGCAACATCAGAATCGGATGCCGGGCGTGCTCATCCGTGTTTTGATAAAATCATAGGGAAAAGTCCGGCGTTGCTAAGCCTGTTGGATACCGTGGCGCGTATTGCTCCGACAACAGCCTCTGTCTTGATTACCGGAGAAAGCGGAACGGGAAAGGAACTGATTGCCGAAGCCGTCCATACACACAGTCGCCGGGCAAAAGAGCCTTTTGTGAAAGTAAACTTAGGCGGTCTGTCGCAAAGCCTGTTCGAGAGCGAGATGTTCGGACATAAGAAGGGAGCATTTACCGATGCCTACATGGATCGGACCGGCCGTTTTGAGATGGCTGATAAAGGAACAATCTTTCTGGATGAGATCGGAGACCTGGAATTGTCCAGTCAGGTGAAGCTATTGCGGGTATTGCAAGACCAGACCTTTGAGGTGTTGGGCGATAGTCGTCCACGGAAAGTGGATGTGCGGGTTGTCAGTGCTACGAATCGGGATTTGTCGGCTATGGTACGCGAACATACGTTCCGTGAAGATCTGTTCTATCGTATTAACCTGATCACCGTCCATTTACCGGCTTTGCGTGAACGGCGGGAAGATATTCCGCTTTTGGTACGTCATTTTGCCCAAAAGCTGGCAGAGACGAATGGCCTGCCGCCAGTTGAATTTACTTCCGAAGCATTTACCTATTTGCAGCAATTGCCTTTCCCGGGTAATATCCGCGAGTTGAAGAATCTGGTAGAACGGACGTTGTTGGTATCCGGACGGCAGCGGATCGATGCTTCCGACTTTGAGCAGTTCGGAATGCCGCAATCTTCTTTATCCGCTTCTACCTCACTGGAAGGATTGACGCTTGAAGAGCTGGAGCGAAAAAGTATCCTCCAGGCTTTGGATAAATATGAACACAACCTGTCGCGAACCGCTGAAGCCTTAGGCATCAGTCGGGCTGCATTGTATCGGCGACTGGAAAAATATGGCATTAAGGTATGCGATTAA
- the rhuM gene encoding virulence RhuM family protein, whose product MDEGEIVLYQPDEIIKLEVHLKNETVWLSIEEMSQLFGRDISVIGKHIRNIFKEEELVKDSVWAKFAYTASDGKTYRVDYYNLDVIISVGYRVKSKQGTRFRQWANQILKDYVLKGYAMSPYSHRRIEERLNDHDRQIRELTDKVDFFVRTSLPPVEGIFYNGQIFDAYKFAVDLIRSARHSLVLIDNYVDESVLLMLSKRRTDVSAVIYTQRIMPQMQLDLEKHNSQYLPVEVKTYRDCHDRFLLIDGQEVYHIGASLKDLGKRMFAFSRLSIPAKVITDLLAADEGKEEVINKEEKII is encoded by the coding sequence ATGGATGAAGGGGAGATTGTATTATATCAGCCGGATGAGATAATAAAACTGGAAGTTCATTTGAAAAATGAGACCGTCTGGTTATCTATTGAAGAGATGTCTCAACTTTTTGGACGAGACATCAGTGTGATAGGAAAACATATTCGTAATATATTCAAGGAAGAAGAGCTGGTAAAAGATTCAGTTTGGGCAAAATTTGCCTATACTGCGTCAGACGGAAAGACGTATCGGGTGGATTATTATAATCTGGATGTGATTATCTCGGTGGGTTACCGGGTAAAGAGCAAGCAGGGCACCCGCTTCCGTCAGTGGGCCAATCAGATACTGAAAGATTACGTACTGAAAGGTTATGCGATGAGCCCGTATTCTCATCGCCGGATAGAAGAAAGATTGAATGATCATGACCGGCAGATCCGGGAACTGACTGATAAAGTAGATTTCTTTGTACGGACTTCCCTGCCTCCGGTAGAAGGGATTTTCTATAATGGTCAGATCTTTGATGCGTATAAATTCGCTGTAGATCTGATCCGGTCGGCCAGGCATTCGCTGGTACTGATCGACAATTATGTAGATGAATCGGTGCTGTTGATGTTGAGTAAGCGCCGGACGGATGTATCGGCTGTGATTTATACACAACGGATCATGCCGCAGATGCAGTTGGATTTGGAAAAGCATAACAGCCAGTATCTGCCGGTTGAAGTGAAGACGTACCGGGATTGCCATGATCGTTTCCTGCTGATCGACGGTCAGGAAGTTTATCACATCGGCGCGTCGTTGAAAGATTTGGGGAAGCGGATGTTTGCTTTCTCCAGGTTATCTATTCCGGCGAAAGTAATTACAGATTTGCTGGCAGCTGATGAGGGAAAAGAAGAAGTTATAAATAAAGAAGAAAAGATAATATGA
- a CDS encoding TolC family protein → MKRIWILCLIYIIGMCDNGYADDVETRTVSLSLTDAIRLAQLQSVDAAVALNELKTAYWEYRTHKAEQLPEIIFTGTLPSYSKQYSKYQQSDGSYTYVQNNVLGLNGEISIEQNIALTGGKIALNTSLDFTRQLGKSAYNEFMSVPVSLTLTQPIFGVNDQKWKRRIEPVRYEEAKAAFMESVETVTITTITHYFNLLLAEDNLAVCKQNLENANKLYEIAIAKRKIGHISEIELMQLKQSALQAKAKVTEAQSNLNSMMFQLRSFLGLSERDRIEPVLPEVITGVRLDYQQVLARAQENNSFSKNILRRQLEADYDVATAKGNQRSINLFASVGYTGKDLSFSGAYNPLKDNQVVQVGVSIPILDWGKRKGKVKVAESNREVVLSKIRQEQMDFNQNIFLLVENFNNQAAQLEIASEVDSLAESRYKTSIETFMVGKIDILELNDAQTSKDSAKQKHIEELYYYWRYFYNIRSLTLYDFLNNCTLDAEFEKIVR, encoded by the coding sequence ATGAAACGAATTTGGATTTTGTGTTTAATTTATATCATAGGAATGTGTGATAACGGCTATGCTGATGACGTGGAGACTCGGACTGTCTCTCTTTCATTGACAGATGCTATTCGGTTAGCACAATTGCAGTCGGTCGATGCGGCAGTCGCCTTAAATGAATTGAAGACGGCTTATTGGGAATACCGGACACACAAGGCGGAGCAATTGCCGGAGATTATCTTCACCGGCACATTGCCTTCGTACAGCAAGCAATACTCCAAATACCAGCAGTCGGACGGATCTTATACGTATGTACAGAATAATGTCTTAGGTCTTAATGGAGAAATCTCGATAGAGCAGAATATCGCCCTGACAGGAGGTAAGATTGCCTTGAATACATCATTGGATTTTACCCGCCAATTGGGGAAAAGTGCTTACAATGAATTCATGAGTGTTCCGGTCAGCCTCACATTGACGCAGCCGATATTCGGAGTGAACGATCAGAAATGGAAGCGGCGTATCGAGCCGGTCCGTTATGAAGAAGCGAAAGCTGCTTTTATGGAAAGTGTAGAAACGGTGACCATTACAACTATTACGCATTACTTTAATCTGCTGCTGGCGGAAGATAACCTGGCCGTTTGTAAACAGAACTTAGAGAATGCCAATAAGCTTTATGAGATAGCAATTGCCAAACGGAAGATCGGCCATATCTCGGAAATCGAACTGATGCAGCTCAAACAGTCGGCCTTGCAGGCAAAGGCAAAGGTAACGGAGGCACAGTCTAATCTGAATTCGATGATGTTTCAGCTGCGCTCTTTCTTGGGATTAAGTGAACGGGACCGGATTGAGCCGGTTTTGCCCGAAGTCATTACCGGTGTGCGTCTGGATTATCAGCAGGTATTGGCACGGGCTCAAGAGAATAATTCCTTCTCCAAGAATATTCTGCGTCGTCAGTTGGAGGCCGATTATGATGTAGCTACGGCCAAAGGAAACCAGCGAAGCATCAATTTGTTTGCCTCGGTTGGTTATACAGGGAAAGATCTTTCCTTTTCGGGAGCCTATAATCCGCTGAAAGATAATCAGGTGGTGCAAGTAGGCGTTTCGATTCCGATACTGGACTGGGGCAAGCGGAAAGGAAAAGTAAAAGTTGCCGAATCTAACCGGGAAGTCGTGCTTTCGAAAATCCGTCAGGAACAGATGGATTTCAATCAGAATATTTTCCTTTTGGTAGAGAATTTCAATAACCAGGCTGCCCAATTGGAAATTGCCTCGGAAGTAGATTCTCTGGCAGAAAGCCGATATAAAACTTCTATAGAGACTTTTATGGTAGGGAAAATAGATATTCTTGAATTAAATGATGCCCAAACGTCAAAGGACAGTGCCAAGCAGAAACACATTGAAGAGCTGTACTATTATTGGCGTTATTTCTATAATATCCGTAGTCTGACGTTGTATGATTTTCTGAATAATTGTACATTAGATGCAGAATTTGAGAAGATCGTCAGATAA
- a CDS encoding DUF3990 domain-containing protein yields MEIYHGSYTKILSPQILKGPFTKDFGDGFYCTEIRKQAQKWAKRYDTPIVNIYEYQPNNHLKTLYFKEMTDEWLDFIIACRNGESHTFDIVIGAMANDQIYNYVADFMNGVITREQFWVLAKFKYPTHQINFCTSQALTCLTFKGYEEIKK; encoded by the coding sequence ATGGAAATATATCATGGAAGTTATACAAAGATTCTTTCACCCCAAATCTTGAAAGGTCCATTTACGAAAGATTTTGGAGACGGATTCTATTGTACCGAGATAAGAAAACAGGCTCAGAAATGGGCAAAGCGCTATGATACTCCCATCGTAAACATATATGAATATCAACCCAATAATCATCTGAAAACTCTTTACTTTAAAGAAATGACAGATGAATGGCTTGATTTCATTATTGCCTGTCGCAATGGGGAATCACATACTTTTGATATTGTTATTGGAGCCATGGCTAATGATCAGATATATAATTATGTAGCAGATTTTATGAATGGTGTAATTACCCGAGAGCAATTTTGGGTATTAGCCAAGTTCAAATATCCAACGCATCAAATTAATTTTTGTACATCTCAAGCATTGACATGTCTCACATTTAAAGGATATGAGGAGATAAAAAAATGA